Proteins encoded in a region of the Coffea eugenioides isolate CCC68of chromosome 4, Ceug_1.0, whole genome shotgun sequence genome:
- the LOC113767914 gene encoding spore wall protein 2-like, with protein MRRKMMLVLNAGSEEEGQDVAGSEKGEQDVAGSAEEQDNADSEKPFLNEPIASIKAQRDDDCENANDGFNDDDIENANDFNGYGEEVGENDQNKIIKHLVDHEEEDDVGFDQEDKVKNFEGDDDQTKVSNHSKQKEHDAGSERGQDNAGLNGKDDGEDSDEDEANEDDNGIVIKEWEENETEDNDDFQAEGNDEDQSASSDDPGEVVDCEFGVNLDSEIFFLNDHIASIKAQRDDDCENANDCFKDDDIENADDFVDFDEEVREDDQSNDFKNLVDNEEEDDAGFEQKDNAEDFEGDDDQTKVSNGSLQKKHDAEGEGQDVAGSKKEEQDVAGSEKE; from the exons ATGAGGAGGAAGATGATGCTGGTTTTGA ATGCTGGTTCAGAGGAGGAGGGACAAGATGTTGCTGGTTCGGAGAAGGGGGAACAAGATGTTGCTGGTTCAGCGGAGGAGCAAGATAATGCTG ATAGTGAAAAACCTTTTTTGAATGAGCCTATTGCTTCCATTAAGGCGCAACGGGATGATGACTGTGAGAATGCCAATGATGGTTTTAATGATGATGACATTGAAAATGCAAATGATTTCAATGGTTATGGGGAGGAAGTTGGGGAGAATGATCAAAATAAGATTATTAAACATTTAGTTGATCATGAGGAGGAAGATGATGTTGGTTTTGATCAAGAAgataaagtcaaaaattttgaaGGAGACGATGACCAGACTAAGGTTTCTAATCAttcaaaacaaaaggaacatgATGCCGGTTCTGAAAG AGGACAAGATAATGCTGGTTTGAACGGGAAAGATGATGGAGAGGATTCCGATGAAGATGAGGCTAATGAGGATGACAATGGTATAGTGATCAAAGAATGGGAGGAGAATGAAACTGAAGACAATGATGATTTTCAAGCCGAGGGTAATGATGAGGATCAGTCTGCCTCCTCAGATGATCCTGGTGAAGTCGTTGACTGTG AGTTTGGAGTAAATCTGGatagtgaaattttttttttaaatgatcaCATTGCTTCCATTAAGGCACAACGCGATGATGACTGTGAGAATGCTAATGATTGCTTTAAAGATGATGACATTGAAAATGCAGATGATTTCGTTGATTTTGACGAGGAAGTTAGGGAGGATGATCAAAGTAACGATTTTAAAAATTTAGTTGATAATGAGGAGGAAGATGATGCTGgttttgagcaaaaagataatGCTGAAGATTTTGAAGGAGATGATGACCAGACTAAGGTTTCTAATGGTTCTTTACAAAAGAAACATGATGCTG AGGGGGAGGGGCAAGATGTTGCTGGTTCGAAGAAGGAGGAGCAAGATGTTGCTGGTTCAGAGAAGGAGTAA
- the LOC113767916 gene encoding spore wall protein 2-like: MVINEGEEKEVEDKDNHQVEYNDEDQAAFSDDPKFEVNLDSENFFFNDHIASIKTQRDDNFENANDCFKDDDIKNADGFDDYKEKVREDDQRDDDQTKASNGSEQKEHDVGSEGQADASLKDEGQDVGSEKEEQDAAGSEKEEDDAGSDGEDGGEDSGEDGANENDHGMVIKEGEEKEAEDNDDHQVEDNDEDKTASSDDSGEEKETEDNDDHQVEDNDEDQAASLDDPISIKTQRDDDYENANDGFKDDDVENADDFDDYEEEVGENDQRRVASFEGQDDGGLEDEGQHVVGSKKEEQDVAGSEKE; this comes from the exons ATGGTGATCAATGAAGGGGAGGAGAAGGAAGTTGAGGACAAAGATAATCATCAAGTTGAGTATAACGATGAGGATCAGGCTGCCTTCTCAGATGATCCTA AGTTTGAAGTAAATCTGGATagtgagaattttttttttaatgaccACATTGCTTCCATTAAGACACAACGTGATGATAATTTTGAGAATGCCAATGATTGCTTTAAGGATGATGACATTAAAAATGCAGATGGTTTCGATGATTATAAGGAGAAAGTTAGGGAGGATGATCAaa GAGACGATGACCAGACTAAGGCTTCTAATGGTTCAGAACAAAAGGAACATGATGTTGGTTCTGAGGGGCAAGCTGATGCTAGTTTAAAGGATGAGGGGCAAGATGTTGGTTCGGAGAAAGAGGAGCAAGATGCTGCtggttcagaaaaggaggaagatGATGCTGGTTCGGACGGGGAAGATGGTGGAGAGGATTCCGGTGAAGATGGAGCTAATGAGAATGACCATGGTATGGTAATCAAAGAAGGGGAAGAGAAGGAAGCTGAAGACAATGATGATCATCAAGTTGAGGATAATGATGAGGATAAAACTGCTTCCTCAGATGATTCTG GGGAGGAGAAGGAAACTGAAGACAATGATGATCATCAAGTTGAGGATAATGATGAGGATCAGGCTGCCTCCTTAGATGATCCTA TTTCCATTAAAACACAACGCGATGATGACTATGAGAATGCCAATGATGGCTTTAAGGATGATGACGTTGAAAATGCAGATGATTTCGATGATTATGAGGAGGAAGTTGGGGAGAATGATCAAA GAAGGGTTGCTAGTTTTGAGGGGCAAGATGATGGTGGTTTAGAGGATGAGGGGCAACATGTTGTTGGTTCGAAGAAGGAGGAGCAAGATGTTGCTGGTTCAGAAAAGGAGTAA